A window of the Helianthus annuus cultivar XRQ/B chromosome 4, HanXRQr2.0-SUNRISE, whole genome shotgun sequence genome harbors these coding sequences:
- the LOC110933135 gene encoding protein STABILIZED1, translating to MMKKIKRLMLLKSVIRTNPKGWIEAVRLEEDTGNIRKARELIRKGCEEFPKNEDVWIEACRLVNPDEAKGVIAKGVNAIPNSVKLWIQAARLEHDDYNKRRVLRLGLEKIPDSVRLWKALVELANEDDAKRLLQRAVECCPLHVELWLALARLEKYDAAKKVLNKAREKLPKERAIWIAEAKLEEAFGNTFMVGKVIERGIRALHREGVEIDREAWMKEAEAAEWAGYVWTCNAIIRNTKGFR from the coding sequence ATGATGAAGAAGATAAAGAGGCTGATGTTGTTGAAGTCTGTGATTCGAACAAATCCAAAGGGTTGGATTGAAGCTGTGAGATTAGAGGAAGATACGGGAAATATTCGGAAAGCAAGAGAGTTGATAAGAAAAGGTTGTGAAGAATTTCCAAAGAATGAGGATGTATGGATCGAGGCATGTCGGTTGGTGAATCCGGATGAAGCTAAGGGTGTTATAGCAAAGGGTGTTAATGCGATTCCCAATTCAGTAAAACTTTGGATACAGGCTGCAAGATTGGAACATGATGATTACAATAAACGTAGGGTTTTGAGATTGGGTCTTGAAAAGATACCAGATTCTGTGAGGCTATGGAAAGCACTTGTGGAACTTGCTAATGAGGATGATGCAAAGCGTTTGCTTCAGCGAGCGGTGGAATGTTGCCCGTTGCATGTTGAGTTATGGCTTGCTTTAGCTCGGTTGGAAAAGTATGATGCGGCTAAGAAAGTGTTAAACAAGGCGAGAGAGAAGCTTCCTAAAGAACGAGCGATTTGGATCGCTGAAGCTAAACTGGAAGAAGCTTTCGGAAACACATTTATGGTTGGGAAGGTAATAGAAAGGGGTATTCGGGCTTTACATAGAGAAGGGGTGGAGATTGATCGAGAAGCTTGGATGAAAGAGGCTGAAGCTGCTGAATGGGCTGGTTACGTGTGGACATGTAATGCTATCATTCGTAACACAAAGGGGTTCCGTTGA